In Corvus moneduloides isolate bCorMon1 chromosome 3, bCorMon1.pri, whole genome shotgun sequence, one DNA window encodes the following:
- the ELOVL4 gene encoding elongation of very long chain fatty acids protein 4 isoform X2: MCVFLVYFPTERITSCKDKRVDDWPLMQSPFPTLTISTIYLLTVWLGPKWMKTREPFQLRFLLVVYNFGMVLLNFFIFKELFLSSRARGYSYVCQTVDYSDNVYEVRIAAALWWYYVSKGIEYLDTVFFILRKKFNQISFLHVYHHFTMFTLWWIGIKWVAGGQAFFGAQMNAFIHVIMYMYYGLAACGPKFQKYLWWKRYLTILQLVQFHVTIGHTALSIYIDCPFPKWMHWGVIFYAVTFIFLFGNFYYRTYKLPKEPVKNGKIANGAVANGVSKPENNAVVENGKKQKKGKAKGE, from the exons ATGTGtgtatttcttgtttatttcCCCACAGAAAGAATTACATCCTGCAAAG ACAAACGTGTTGATGACTGGCCCTTGATGCAGTCTCCATTTCCAACACTGACTATAAGCACTATTTATCTCCTCACTGTCTGGCTGGGCCCCAAATGGATGAAGACGAGAGAGCCCTTCCAGTTACGCTTCCTGTTGGTTGTTTACAACTTTGGAATGGTTCTGCTCaacttcttcattttcaaagag ttgttctTGTCATCAAGAGCTCGAGGGTACAGCTATGTCTGCCAGACTGTGGATTACTCAGATAATGTTTATGAAGTTAGG ATAGCTGCTGCTTTGTGGTGGTATTATGTCTCTAAAGGAATTGAATATTTGGATACAGTATTCTTCATCCTGAGAAAGAAATTTAACCAAATTAGTTTCCTTCATGTCTATCACCATTTCACCATGTTCACCTTGTGGTGGATTGGTATTAAGTGGGTTGCAGGTGGACAAG CTTTTTTCGGAGCTCAAATGAACGCATTTATTCATGTCATTATGTACATGTATTACGGATTAGCAGCTTGTGGCCCTAAATTTCAGAAATACCTGTGGTGGAAACGATATTTGACCATATTGCAATTG gtGCAGTTCCATGTGACTATTGGCCACACAGCCTTGTCTATTTATATTGATTGTCCTTTCCCTAAATGGATGCACTGGGGTGTCATTTTCTATGCTGTCACCTTCATCTTCCTGTTTGGTAACTTCTACTATCGGACATATAAGCTGCCCAAGGAACCTGTAAAGAATGGCAAAATAGCAAATGGTGCTGTTGCAAATGGAGTaagcaaaccagaaaataatGCGGtggtggaaaatggaaaaaagcagaaaaagggaaaagcaaaaggagagTAA